The genomic DNA TGCTACCCGACCTTCTAGTTGACGAGCAATATTTTCGCCAACTAAGTCAGCTTCGAGATCTGGCTTCTTGATTTCCACGATGTTGATGTGCACGCGGCGACCAGTTAACTTGTTCAAGGCTTGCCGTAAGCTTTCAACTTCTGATCCACCCTTACCAATAACCATCCCAGGCTTAGCAGTGTGAATTGAGATGTTAACCCGTTTCGCAGCCCGCTCGATATCAATTTCTGATACGGAAGCGTCCGCTAAGCGTTTTTCGAGGTAGCCACGAATCTTCAAATCTTCATTTAAGTATGAAGCGAATTTATCGTCATTTGCAAACCATTGTGCTTGCCAACCACGGGTAACACCAATTCGTAAACCATTCGGATTAATTTTTTGACCCATGTTCTATCCCTCCTTTTGTTCTGATACTACGATTGTGATGTGACTAGTACGTTTGTTAATGGGAGAAGCAGAACCTTTTGCCCGGGGACGGAACCGTTTTAAGGTTGGTCCTTCGTCGGCATAAGCTTCGCTTACAACCAAGGTTTGACCGTCAAGATCAAAGTTGTTTTCTGCGTTAGCAACGGCAGAGCGTAACACTTTTTCCACAACGGGAGATGCCCCGCGGGGAGTGAACTTCAAGATTGAAGTTGCTTCTGCAACCTGCTTGCCTCTAATAAGATCTAAAACAAGGCGGACCTTACGAGGGGCAATGCGAACAGTTTTAGCGATTGCTTTTGCTGATGTAACTTGTTCAGCCATTAGATATCCTCCTTGTTATACAGTTTTTTTGTCGGTATTTCCGTGACCGTGGAATGTCCGAGTTGGTACGAATTCACCAAGTTTGTGGCCTACCATGTCTTCTTGGATGAACACTGGGACATGATGTCTACCGTTGTAAACTGAGATAGTGTATCCAATGAAACTTGGGAAAATCGTCGAACGACGTGACCAAGTCTTGATAACCGTTTTCTTTTCTTGGTCTTTTTGCGCGTCAATCTTCTTTAAGAGCGATTGGTCGGCAAATGGTCCCTTCTTTAAACTACGACTCATTAATGAAACCTCCTCTTCATGTACTGATGGTGCTCAAGCTGCAATTAGCTTACATCTTGGAGCCTTTACGACGACGTACAATAAACTTGCTTGAACGTGCAGTCTTCTTCCGGGTTTTCTTCCCAGCAGTCTTTTTATGCCATGGAGATAATGGAGATGGGTAACCGATTGGGGCTTTCCCTTCCCCACCACCATGGGGGTGATCATTCGGGTTCATTACTGATCCACGAACGTGAGGCCGTTGACCACGGTAACGAGTCCGTCCGGCTTTCCCCCAGTTGATCAAGGAATGTTCTTCGTTTCCAACCGTTCCAATCGTGGCACGACAAACGGACAGAATCATCCGAACTTCCCCAGAAGGTAATTTAACCAAGGAGTACTTGCTACCAGGTTCGTTACTCAATAATTGAGCCGAGTTTCCAGCAGAACGAGCCAATTGACCCCCCTTACCAGGTTTTAATTCGATATTGTGAATGGTACTACCCACTGGAATATCTTGTAATGCCAACGTGTTTCCGATCTTAATGTCAACATCTTTTCCAGATTCGACAACATCGCCGACCTTCAAGCCCTTAGGAGCTAAGATGTAAGCTTTAATCCCATCTTCGTAAACAACTAACGCAATGTTAGCGCTCCGGTTAGGATCGTATTCGATCGTCTTTACAGTTGCTGGCACATCATCATGGTTCCGTTTGAAATCAATCACCCGGTACTTGTGTTTGTTTCCACCACCACGGTGACGGACAGTCATGCGACCGGAGTTGTTTCGACCAGCAGTCTTGGAGTTCGCAGCAACTAAGCTCTTTTCCGGCTTGTTCGTCGTAATTTGGCTGTAGTCAATGCTCGTCATATTCCGCCGACCGTTAGTGGTTGGTTTATATTTCTTTAAAGCCACGTTGTTTCCCTCCTATTCTATGAGTTATTCTTCAGAGAATAATTTGATTTCGTCTGAATCGTTGGTGAGCGTTACGATTGCTTTCTTTCGTTTCTTGGTAAAACCAACGTAACGACCTTGCCGTTTTTCTTTCCCGCGCACGTTCATCAAGTTCACTTTTTTAACCTTAACGCCGAAGATTTCTGCAACTGCGTCGCGAACTTGGTTTTTGTTTGCTCGTAAATCAACATCAAATGTGTACTTCTTTTCATCCATCCGGTCGGTTGAAGCTTCGGTGATAACCGGACGTAAAATAATATCTCGTGCATCCATTATGCGAGCACCTCCTCTACTTGAGAAAGAGCAGCTTTGGTAATAATAACTTTTTGACTGTTCAAGACGTCTAAGGCGTTAACCCCTTTACCACTAATAACTTTAACGTTATCAAGGTTGCGTGCTGAACGAGCTGCATTGTCGTTACCGTCTTCCAAAACTACTAGCGTTTTCGTAGCTGCATCAAGATTCTTCAACAGGTTAGCAAATTCCTTCGTCTTTGGTGCATCAAAGCTGAGAGAATCAACCACGAGTAAATCACCGTTAGCAACTTTTTCAGAGAGTACTGATTTAACAGCTAATCTCGTAACCTTCTTTGGTAAGTGGTAGCTGTATGAACGAGCTTGTGGCCCGAAGACAACTCCTCCACCAACCCATTGTGGTGACCGAATTGAACCTTGACGCGCACGTCCCGTTCCCTTTTGTCTCCATGGTTTCTTTCCACCACCACGAACTTGACCTCTGGACTTAGTTCCGTTGGTTCCTTGGCGGAGGGAAGCGCGTTGCATTACCACTGTGTCGAAGACAACGGCTTCGTTGGGTTCAATGTTGAAAATGGCTTCGTTTAATTCCACTTCACCATTTTTACTTCCATCTTGTTTATATAATGATACGCTTGTCATTTACGGTTCCTCCTTTCTTTATTTTCTTGATTCGCTAGCAGCTGTCCGAACAGTTACTAGGGTTTTGTTAGCACCTGGAACATTTCCTTTGATCAATAAGACGTTGTTTTCAACGTCAGCCTTAACGATTTCAAGGTTTTGGATGGTAACCGTTTTGTTACCCATCCGACCAGGTAATTTCATGCCTTTAACCACGCGGTTAATGATAACCCCTAATGAACCAGGGCGACGGTGGTAACGGGAACCGTGCGTAGCCGGTCCACGGCGTTGACCATCTTTGTGGATGTTACCTTGGTAACCATGACCTTTAGTAGTACCCGTAACGTCAACGATGTCACCAGTTGCAAAGGTGTCAGCCTTAACTTCGTCACCAACTTTGTAGTCTCCCAAGTCGACATCGCTGATTTCACGAATGAAGCGCTTAGGAGTAGTATTTGCCTTTTTAACATGACCTTGTTCAGGCTTGTTGCTTAATACTGAACGTTTGTCGTCAAACCCAAGTTGGATTGCTTCGTAACCGTCCGTTTCGTTGTTTTTAACTTGTAAAACAACGTTCGGCGTTACATCAACAACAGTTACTGGTACCAGCTCACCGTTGTCAGCAAACACTTGCGTCATGCCGACCTTTTTCCCTAAGATTCCTTTTTTGGTCATGAGTACACCTCCAATATTTTGTAATTAAATTAAAGTTTGATTTCGATATCCACACCACTAGGCAAGTCTAACTTCATTAATGAGTCGACCGTCTTTGGAGTGGGGTTCAAAATATCAATTAACCGCTTGTGGGTTAACATTTCGAATTGTTCCTGCGCCTTACTGTATTTAAATGGTGATGCTAACACAGTGTATAAAGCTCTTTCCGTTGGCAGTGGAATTGGACCAGCAATGTTGGCCCCAGTTCTTTGTGCCGTTGCTACAATCTTGTCAGCAGCTTGATCTAAACTGCGGTGTTCGTAAGCTTTCAACCGGATACGAATTTTTTCTTTTGCCATAATTATCCCTCCTTCGTCTATTTTCCAAAAATTGACTAACTCCGTAGAAATTACCGGCGTCCCTGCCATGGCAAAGCGGCCGGGTGTGCCGCAACCTTCTACATCAACGCTATCCGCTCAATTTAGGGCACACTGTCCCCCATAATTTAAGCACTATTCCATCTTACTTGATAAACGCTGATCTTTCAAGGGTTTTCGCCGAAGAAAGCAAAAAAGTTTTGCCAGCAAATTGCCAGCAAAACTTTTTTGGTAGGAGACAAAGCCCGCTTAGGCTTCGCCACCGTTTTGTTTAATAATATCTTCTTGAATGTTCTTTGGAACGGCCGTGTAGTGGTCAAATGACATCGTAAACGTTCCCCGACCTTGAGTAGCCGAACGCAGGTCCGTTACGTATCCAAACATTTCTGCCAATGGAACCATGGCGTGAATGTCTTCGGCCCCATCACGAGCTTCCATTCCT from Fructilactobacillus ixorae includes the following:
- the rplV gene encoding 50S ribosomal protein L22 gives rise to the protein MAEQVTSAKAIAKTVRIAPRKVRLVLDLIRGKQVAEATSILKFTPRGASPVVEKVLRSAVANAENNFDLDGQTLVVSEAYADEGPTLKRFRPRAKGSASPINKRTSHITIVVSEQKEG
- the rplB gene encoding 50S ribosomal protein L2 — encoded protein: MALKKYKPTTNGRRNMTSIDYSQITTNKPEKSLVAANSKTAGRNNSGRMTVRHRGGGNKHKYRVIDFKRNHDDVPATVKTIEYDPNRSANIALVVYEDGIKAYILAPKGLKVGDVVESGKDVDIKIGNTLALQDIPVGSTIHNIELKPGKGGQLARSAGNSAQLLSNEPGSKYSLVKLPSGEVRMILSVCRATIGTVGNEEHSLINWGKAGRTRYRGQRPHVRGSVMNPNDHPHGGGEGKAPIGYPSPLSPWHKKTAGKKTRKKTARSSKFIVRRRKGSKM
- the rplC gene encoding 50S ribosomal protein L3 produces the protein MTKKGILGKKVGMTQVFADNGELVPVTVVDVTPNVVLQVKNNETDGYEAIQLGFDDKRSVLSNKPEQGHVKKANTTPKRFIREISDVDLGDYKVGDEVKADTFATGDIVDVTGTTKGHGYQGNIHKDGQRRGPATHGSRYHRRPGSLGVIINRVVKGMKLPGRMGNKTVTIQNLEIVKADVENNVLLIKGNVPGANKTLVTVRTAASESRK
- the rpsC gene encoding 30S ribosomal protein S3, translated to MGQKINPNGLRIGVTRGWQAQWFANDDKFASYLNEDLKIRGYLEKRLADASVSEIDIERAAKRVNISIHTAKPGMVIGKGGSEVESLRQALNKLTGRRVHINIVEIKKPDLEADLVGENIARQLEGRVAFRRAMRQAMKGVMRAGATGVKTQSAGRLNGADMARIESYSEGRVPLHTLRADIDYSWNEAHTTYGSIGVKTWINRGEVLPDKPEENRKGGK
- the rplD gene encoding 50S ribosomal protein L4, with the protein product MTSVSLYKQDGSKNGEVELNEAIFNIEPNEAVVFDTVVMQRASLRQGTNGTKSRGQVRGGGKKPWRQKGTGRARQGSIRSPQWVGGGVVFGPQARSYSYHLPKKVTRLAVKSVLSEKVANGDLLVVDSLSFDAPKTKEFANLLKNLDAATKTLVVLEDGNDNAARSARNLDNVKVISGKGVNALDVLNSQKVIITKAALSQVEEVLA
- the rpsS gene encoding 30S ribosomal protein S19, which gives rise to MSRSLKKGPFADQSLLKKIDAQKDQEKKTVIKTWSRRSTIFPSFIGYTISVYNGRHHVPVFIQEDMVGHKLGEFVPTRTFHGHGNTDKKTV
- the rpsJ gene encoding 30S ribosomal protein S10; this encodes MAKEKIRIRLKAYEHRSLDQAADKIVATAQRTGANIAGPIPLPTERALYTVLASPFKYSKAQEQFEMLTHKRLIDILNPTPKTVDSLMKLDLPSGVDIEIKL
- the rplW gene encoding 50S ribosomal protein L23 translates to MDARDIILRPVITEASTDRMDEKKYTFDVDLRANKNQVRDAVAEIFGVKVKKVNLMNVRGKEKRQGRYVGFTKKRKKAIVTLTNDSDEIKLFSEE